The Kosakonia sacchari SP1 genome includes a window with the following:
- the bcsC gene encoding cellulose synthase complex outer membrane protein BcsC, producing MRNFTVSLLCFSLALALAPATHAADAGAQQQLLEQVRLGESTKREDLVRQSLYRLELIAPDDPEVIAARLRYLLRQGDNAGAQKQLDRMKQLAPDSSTYKSAVTTMALSTPEGRQALQQARLQATTGHTQEALAAYDALFKGNPPQGDLAVEYWMLVAKVPARHAEAVKRLQALNAANPGNDQLQGGLAQMLFADGRSAEGYAVLEQMAKTSNGRAAAASIWYQQIQAMPTSDASVKALQRFLTLFSSGDTVDSARTLLAAQQKQLADPAFRAKATGLAAVDAGQGAKAVGELQQAVNANRADSEAVGALGQAYSQSGDRARAVAQLEKAIAMDPTSGNRSKWDSLLKTNRYWLLIQQGDAALKANNVQQAERYYQQARSTDNTDSYAVLGLGDAAAARKDNAAAEGFYRQALRMDSGNSNAVRGLANIYRAQSPEKAEQFIQSLSASQRRSIDDIERGLTNDRLAQQAEALENSGEWAQAAELQRKRLALDPGSVWITYRLASDLRQAGQRGEADSQMNRLVTLKPRDPEQVYAYGLYLSGNNQPLAALNHLNALPKSQWNSNIQELADRLQANQLLDNANRLRDGGHEDQAVALLAQQPASSRIDLTLADWAQQRGDNSEAQRYYQRVLQREPANEEALLGLAELYAADGNHMAARAALAKLPATTPAQPPSINTQRRLALVQTQLGDTASAKRIFTTIVPQAKSQPPSMESALVLRDAARFEVQNGEPQQALESYKDAMVASGITTTRPVDNDTFTRLTRNDEKDDWLKRGVRSDAADLYRQQDLNVTLQHEYSDSSGTGGYSNLKAHNTMLQVDAPLSDGRMFFRTDVVNMDVGTFSTRDDGTYRPRFGTCVDVPCVGGNRHQSDNGASVAVGWRNNTWSMDIGTTPMGFNVVDMVGGVSYSSDLGPFGYTVDLHRRPISSSLLAFGGQKDPGSNTGKTWGGVRANGGTLSLSYDKGEANGVWASLGADTLEGKNVDDNWRVRWMTGYYYKLINENNRRVTVGLNNMIWHYDKDLSYYTLGHGGYYSPQEYLSFSVPVLWRERTENWSWELGGTVSWSHSRTKTMPRYPLLSLIPADFRTLASEQTESGGSSNGYGYTARALIERRVTSHWFVGAGVDIQQAKDYTPSHALIYVRYSGAGWQGDMDMPLQPLVPHADW from the coding sequence ATGCGCAACTTCACAGTAAGCTTACTCTGTTTCTCCCTCGCCCTTGCGCTGGCTCCCGCTACGCATGCGGCCGATGCTGGCGCGCAGCAGCAACTGCTTGAGCAGGTGCGTCTTGGTGAAAGCACCAAACGCGAGGATCTGGTGCGCCAGTCGCTTTATCGCCTTGAGCTTATCGCGCCGGATGACCCGGAAGTTATCGCCGCGCGCTTACGCTATTTGCTGCGCCAGGGCGATAACGCAGGCGCACAAAAGCAGCTTGATCGCATGAAACAACTGGCACCCGATTCCAGCACCTATAAATCGGCGGTGACCACCATGGCGCTCTCCACGCCGGAAGGTCGCCAGGCGCTGCAACAAGCGCGTTTGCAGGCCACCACCGGCCATACGCAGGAAGCGCTTGCGGCCTACGACGCCCTATTCAAAGGTAACCCGCCGCAGGGCGATCTGGCGGTTGAGTACTGGATGCTGGTGGCAAAAGTGCCCGCGCGTCATGCGGAAGCAGTTAAACGTTTGCAAGCATTGAATGCTGCGAATCCTGGCAACGATCAGTTGCAGGGTGGGCTGGCGCAGATGTTATTTGCCGACGGACGCAGCGCGGAAGGGTATGCGGTGCTGGAACAGATGGCGAAAACCAGCAATGGCCGCGCAGCAGCAGCGAGCATCTGGTATCAACAAATTCAGGCAATGCCGACCAGCGACGCCAGCGTAAAAGCCCTTCAGCGTTTTCTGACGCTGTTTAGTTCAGGCGACACGGTAGACAGCGCCCGTACGCTGCTTGCCGCGCAGCAAAAACAGCTGGCAGACCCGGCGTTTCGCGCGAAAGCGACAGGGCTTGCGGCGGTGGATGCCGGGCAGGGCGCGAAAGCGGTGGGCGAGTTGCAGCAAGCGGTCAATGCTAACCGCGCGGACAGCGAAGCGGTTGGGGCGCTGGGGCAAGCCTATTCGCAAAGTGGCGATCGCGCCCGCGCGGTGGCGCAACTGGAAAAAGCCATCGCCATGGATCCGACCAGCGGCAATCGCAGCAAGTGGGACAGCTTGTTGAAAACTAACCGCTATTGGCTATTGATTCAGCAGGGTGATGCGGCGCTGAAAGCCAACAATGTGCAGCAGGCAGAACGTTATTACCAGCAGGCGCGCAGCACGGATAACACTGACAGTTACGCGGTGCTCGGGCTTGGTGATGCTGCCGCGGCGCGCAAAGATAATGCGGCGGCCGAAGGTTTCTATCGCCAGGCGCTGCGCATGGATAGCGGCAACAGTAATGCGGTGCGTGGTCTGGCGAATATTTACCGCGCGCAGTCGCCGGAGAAAGCGGAGCAGTTTATTCAGTCGCTCTCTGCCAGCCAGCGGCGCAGCATTGATGATATTGAACGCGGGTTGACGAACGACCGCCTCGCGCAGCAGGCAGAAGCGCTGGAAAACAGCGGTGAATGGGCGCAGGCGGCAGAGCTGCAACGCAAGCGGCTGGCGCTCGACCCCGGCAGCGTATGGATAACCTACCGGCTGGCCAGCGATCTTCGCCAGGCAGGGCAGCGGGGCGAAGCCGATTCACAGATGAACCGGCTGGTCACGCTCAAACCGCGCGACCCGGAACAGGTCTACGCGTATGGCCTCTACCTTTCCGGCAATAACCAGCCATTGGCGGCGCTGAATCACCTTAATGCGCTGCCGAAAAGCCAGTGGAACAGCAATATTCAGGAGCTCGCCGACAGGCTGCAGGCCAACCAGTTGCTGGACAACGCCAACCGGCTGCGCGATGGCGGTCATGAAGATCAGGCGGTAGCGCTGCTGGCGCAGCAACCGGCGTCTTCACGCATTGATTTAACCCTCGCCGACTGGGCGCAGCAGCGCGGCGACAATAGTGAAGCACAACGTTATTACCAGCGTGTTCTGCAAAGAGAACCCGCCAATGAAGAGGCGTTGCTTGGCCTTGCGGAGCTGTATGCCGCAGATGGCAACCATATGGCCGCACGTGCGGCGCTGGCGAAACTGCCTGCGACGACGCCCGCCCAGCCGCCATCAATCAACACCCAGCGTCGGCTGGCGCTGGTACAAACCCAGTTGGGCGATACCGCCAGCGCAAAACGGATCTTCACAACCATTGTCCCGCAGGCGAAGTCTCAGCCGCCGTCAATGGAAAGCGCGCTGGTATTGCGCGATGCAGCGCGCTTTGAGGTACAAAACGGCGAGCCGCAGCAGGCACTGGAGAGTTATAAAGATGCGATGGTGGCATCCGGCATCACGACGACGCGCCCGGTGGATAACGACACCTTTACCCGTCTGACACGCAATGATGAAAAAGATGACTGGCTGAAACGCGGGGTGCGCAGCGATGCCGCCGATCTCTATCGTCAGCAGGATCTCAATGTCACCTTGCAGCATGAGTATTCGGACTCCAGCGGTACAGGGGGGTATTCGAATTTAAAAGCGCATAACACCATGTTGCAGGTGGATGCGCCACTGTCAGACGGGCGGATGTTCTTCCGTACCGATGTGGTGAATATGGATGTCGGGACATTCAGCACACGTGATGATGGCACGTATCGCCCGCGCTTTGGGACGTGCGTTGATGTTCCTTGCGTTGGCGGGAATCGCCACCAGTCTGACAACGGCGCCAGCGTAGCGGTGGGTTGGCGAAACAATACCTGGTCGATGGATATTGGCACCACGCCGATGGGCTTTAACGTTGTTGATATGGTGGGCGGAGTCAGTTACAGCAGCGATCTCGGGCCGTTTGGCTATACCGTGGATTTACATCGCCGCCCCATTTCCAGCTCCTTGCTGGCCTTTGGCGGGCAAAAAGATCCCGGCAGCAACACCGGTAAAACCTGGGGTGGCGTACGGGCGAACGGCGGCACGCTGAGCCTCAGTTATGACAAGGGCGAAGCGAACGGCGTGTGGGCGAGCCTCGGGGCGGATACGCTGGAAGGCAAAAACGTTGACGACAACTGGCGCGTGCGCTGGATGACCGGTTACTACTACAAACTGATCAACGAAAATAACCGGCGCGTCACCGTGGGCCTGAACAATATGATCTGGCACTACGACAAAGATTTGAGCTATTACACCTTAGGCCATGGCGGTTACTACAGCCCGCAGGAGTATCTCTCTTTCTCTGTTCCGGTGTTGTGGCGTGAGCGTACGGAGAACTGGTCCTGGGAACTTGGCGGTACGGTGTCGTGGTCGCACTCCCGCACTAAAACGATGCCGCGTTATCCTCTGCTTAGCCTGATCCCTGCGGATTTCCGCACCCTGGCAAGCGAGCAGACCGAATCCGGTGGCAGCAGTAATGGCTATGGTTATACCGCGCGTGCGCTCATTGAACGCCGGGTAACTTCCCACTGGTTTGTCGGTGCGGGTGTCGATATTCAGCAGGCCAAAGATTACACCCCAAGCCACGCGCTGATTTATGTGCGTTATTCTGGTGCGGGCTGGCAGGGCGATATGGATATGCCGCTCCAGCCGCTGGTGCCGCACGCCGACTGGTAA
- the hmsP gene encoding biofilm formation regulator HmsP, which yields MRVSRSLTIKQMAMVAVVSMVFVFIFCVILLFHFLQQNRYNTATQLESIARSVREPLSAAILKADIPEAEAIIKQIKPAGVVSRADVVLPNQFQALRMSFIPERPVPVMITRMFELPVQISLPIYSLERPANPQPLAYLVLQADSYRVYKFVISTLSTLVTAYLLLTLMLTVALTWCINRLVVHPLRKISRALNDLPASELAGHQLPVPRLHHDDEIGIMVRSYNRNQQLLLRQQEELNAQATHFPVSELPNKAFLMALLEQTVTRQNPTALLVIACETLRDTAGVLQESQREMLLLTLVEKLKSILTPKMVLAQVSAYDFAIIAHGVSEPWHAMTLGKQVLTVINERVPLHGIQLRPNANIGVAMFYGNLSAGQLYHRAASAVVSAQRKGKNQIQFFDPEQMERAQQWLAQESDILTALDEGRFAIWLQPQVDAASGELVSAEALLRLRQPDGSWALPEGLIERIESCGLMVNVGYWVLEESCRLLAGWQSRGIMLPLSVNLSACQLTHPTMLADMLDLLQRYRIAPQTLILEVTESRHIDDPQAAVAILRPLRDAGVRIALDDFGMGYAGLRQLHHMKSLPVDVLKIDKMFVDGLPDENSMVAAIIHLARSLDLRIVAEGVENETQRTWLADAGVDVAQGFLFGRAASAEAFEQQFFAVSDKPENT from the coding sequence TTGCGTGTTAGCCGTTCTTTAACCATTAAACAAATGGCCATGGTTGCTGTTGTCTCTATGGTGTTTGTTTTTATTTTCTGCGTCATTTTGCTGTTCCATTTCTTACAGCAGAATCGCTATAACACGGCCACACAACTGGAAAGCATTGCCCGCTCCGTACGCGAACCGCTTTCCGCGGCGATTTTAAAAGCCGATATTCCCGAAGCAGAAGCGATTATCAAACAGATTAAACCGGCGGGCGTTGTCAGCCGCGCGGATGTGGTGCTGCCGAATCAATTTCAGGCCTTGCGCATGAGTTTTATCCCGGAACGTCCAGTTCCAGTGATGATTACCCGGATGTTTGAACTGCCCGTACAAATCTCCTTGCCCATCTATTCGCTGGAGCGTCCGGCAAACCCGCAACCGCTGGCCTACCTGGTGCTGCAGGCGGATTCATATCGGGTTTATAAGTTCGTTATCAGCACCTTATCAACGTTAGTGACGGCTTACTTACTTTTGACGTTAATGCTCACGGTGGCGCTCACCTGGTGTATCAACCGGCTGGTTGTTCACCCGCTGCGAAAAATTTCCCGGGCGCTTAATGATCTTCCGGCGTCGGAGCTGGCCGGGCATCAACTGCCGGTGCCTCGTCTCCATCATGATGATGAAATTGGCATCATGGTGCGCAGTTACAACCGCAACCAGCAGTTGTTGCTGCGTCAGCAAGAAGAGCTGAACGCCCAGGCGACGCATTTCCCGGTTTCTGAATTGCCGAATAAAGCCTTCCTGATGGCGCTGCTGGAGCAAACGGTGACCCGGCAAAATCCCACCGCGCTGCTGGTTATCGCCTGTGAAACACTGCGTGATACCGCCGGTGTGCTGCAGGAGTCTCAGCGCGAGATGTTGCTGCTGACGCTGGTGGAGAAACTGAAATCGATACTGACGCCGAAGATGGTGCTGGCGCAGGTGAGCGCTTATGACTTTGCGATTATCGCCCATGGTGTGAGTGAGCCGTGGCACGCCATGACGCTCGGTAAGCAAGTGCTCACTGTAATTAACGAGCGTGTGCCGCTGCATGGCATCCAACTGCGCCCCAATGCCAATATTGGTGTGGCGATGTTTTACGGCAACCTTTCTGCCGGGCAGCTTTACCACCGGGCGGCTTCCGCTGTCGTCAGTGCGCAGCGCAAAGGGAAAAACCAGATCCAGTTCTTCGATCCAGAGCAGATGGAGCGGGCACAGCAATGGCTGGCGCAGGAGAGCGACATTCTTACCGCGCTCGATGAGGGACGTTTCGCGATTTGGTTGCAGCCGCAGGTGGATGCGGCGAGCGGCGAACTGGTGAGCGCGGAAGCGTTGCTCCGTTTGCGCCAACCAGATGGCAGTTGGGCATTACCGGAAGGGCTTATCGAACGTATTGAGTCCTGCGGATTGATGGTCAACGTCGGGTATTGGGTGCTGGAAGAGTCCTGCCGTCTGCTGGCGGGCTGGCAATCGCGCGGCATTATGCTGCCGCTCTCGGTGAATCTCTCGGCCTGCCAGTTGACGCATCCCACCATGCTGGCCGATATGCTGGATTTGTTGCAGCGTTACCGTATTGCGCCGCAAACGTTGATCCTCGAAGTGACAGAAAGCCGCCATATTGATGATCCCCAGGCAGCAGTGGCGATTCTGCGCCCGCTGCGCGATGCCGGGGTACGTATTGCGCTGGATGATTTCGGCATGGGCTATGCCGGGCTGCGCCAGTTGCATCATATGAAGTCGCTGCCGGTGGATGTGTTGAAAATCGACAAAATGTTTGTTGACGGTTTGCCGGATGAAAACAGCATGGTGGCCGCCATTATCCACCTTGCACGTAGTCTGGATCTGCGCATCGTCGCTGAGGGCGTGGAGAATGAAACGCAGCGGACATGGCTGGCTGATGCGGGTGTTGATGTGGCGCAGGGCTTTTTATTTGGCCGCGCGGCATCTGCCGAGGCGTTTGAACAGCAGTTTTTTGCCGTATCGGATAAGCCTGAAAACACGTAA
- a CDS encoding dicarboxylate/amino acid:cation symporter: MKTSLFKSLYFQVLTAIAIGILLGHYYPELGAQMKPLGDGFVKLIKMIIAPVIFCTVVTGIAGMESMKAVGRTGAVALLYFEIVSTLALIIGLVIVNVVQPGAGMNVDPATLDAKAVAVYAEQAQQQGIVAFLLDVIPASVIGAFASGNILQVLLFAVLFGFALHRLGHKGQLIFNVIESFSQVIFGIINMIMRLAPIGAFGAMAFTIGKYGVGTLVQLGQLIICFYATCILFVVVVLGTIARATGFSIFKFIRYIREELLIVLGTSSSESALPRMLEKMERLGCRKSVVGLVIPTGYSFNLDGTSIYLTMAAVFIAQATNSHMDIFHQITLLVVLLLSSKGAAGVTGSGFIVLAATLSAVGHLPVAGLALILGIDRFMSEARALTNLVGNGVATIVVAKWVKELDQKQLVDTLDNRSSAAKTPGISS, encoded by the coding sequence ATGAAAACCTCCCTGTTTAAAAGTCTCTACTTTCAGGTTCTGACCGCGATTGCCATCGGTATTCTGCTTGGTCATTACTACCCTGAACTCGGGGCGCAGATGAAACCGCTTGGTGATGGCTTCGTGAAGCTCATCAAGATGATCATTGCCCCGGTGATTTTCTGTACTGTTGTTACTGGTATCGCCGGCATGGAAAGCATGAAGGCGGTGGGTCGTACCGGTGCGGTTGCACTGCTCTACTTCGAAATTGTCAGTACGCTGGCGCTCATTATCGGGCTGGTTATCGTTAACGTGGTGCAACCGGGCGCCGGAATGAACGTCGACCCCGCAACACTTGATGCCAAAGCCGTGGCGGTGTATGCCGAGCAGGCGCAGCAGCAGGGGATTGTCGCCTTCTTGCTTGATGTCATACCGGCGAGCGTGATTGGCGCTTTCGCCAGCGGCAATATTCTGCAAGTGCTGCTGTTCGCGGTGCTGTTTGGCTTCGCGCTGCATCGCTTAGGCCATAAAGGCCAACTGATTTTTAACGTTATCGAAAGTTTCTCGCAGGTGATCTTCGGCATCATCAATATGATCATGCGCCTGGCGCCGATTGGCGCATTCGGGGCGATGGCGTTTACCATCGGCAAATATGGTGTCGGTACGCTGGTGCAACTCGGCCAGTTGATTATCTGCTTCTATGCCACCTGTATCCTGTTTGTGGTGGTGGTGCTGGGCACTATCGCCCGGGCGACGGGATTCAGTATCTTCAAGTTCATCCGCTATATCCGCGAAGAGTTGCTGATCGTTCTGGGTACCTCTTCGTCTGAATCGGCGCTGCCGCGCATGCTGGAGAAGATGGAGCGCCTGGGCTGCCGTAAATCGGTAGTCGGGCTGGTTATCCCAACCGGCTACTCCTTCAACCTGGATGGCACCTCCATTTATCTGACGATGGCGGCGGTGTTTATCGCTCAGGCGACCAACAGCCATATGGATATTTTCCATCAGATAACGCTGCTGGTCGTGTTGCTGCTGTCATCAAAAGGCGCTGCCGGGGTGACAGGCAGCGGGTTTATTGTGCTGGCCGCTACGCTTTCCGCCGTCGGGCACTTGCCGGTGGCGGGGCTGGCGCTGATTCTGGGCATCGACCGTTTTATGTCCGAAGCACGCGCGCTGACCAACCTGGTGGGCAATGGCGTCGCGACAATCGTGGTGGCGAAATGGGTAAAAGAGCTGGATCAAAAACAGCTGGTCGACACGC